In Arthrobacter sp. MN05-02, the genomic stretch TGGTCGCGGACGCCGTCCCCTACAGCGTCGAGGACCTTCCCGAACCCGATCCTGCGACCGACGCGGCCGGACTGCCGCAGGGCGGCCCCTACTACACGCCGGGCATCATGGAGACGATCAGCCAGGGCGTGCGGGCCGCGCAGGCCGGTCCCGACGTCGAGCAGTCGTGCGAGGAGCTGGCGGAGTCGCTCCGCCCGCTTCCGCAGGAGACACCGATCTGGCCGCTGGGCCTCGGTCTCCAGGTCCTGCTCGCCGGGGCCCTGCTCCTCATCGGGCGGCGCAGGCTGACCATGCCCGCCCAGCGCCTCGCCCAGGGCACGCGGATCGCCTAGGACATGGCCCGGCGGCCCTCGAACGCCCGACCGAGGGTCACCTCGTCGGCGTACTCGAGGTCCCCGCCGACGGGCAGGCCCGAGGCGAGCCGGGTCACCGGGATGCCGATCGTCTTGAGCATGCGCACCAGGTAGGTCGCCGTCGCCTCGCCTTCGAGGTTGGGGTCGGTGGCGATGATGATCTCCTGGATCTGCTCGTCCGTGAGGCGGGCGAGCAGTTCGCGGATGCGCAGCTGGTCGGGGCCCACCCCGGCGATCGGGTTGATGGCGCCACCGAGGACGTGGTACCTGCCGCGGAAGGAGCGCGTGCGCTCGACGGCGATCACGTCCTTCGACTCCTCGACCACACAGATCATGGTCGGGTCGCGGCGCGGGTCGCGGCAGATGGCGCACTTCTCCTGCTCCGCGACGTTGCCGCAGATGGTGCAGAACTTCACCCGTTCC encodes the following:
- the recR gene encoding recombination protein RecR, with translation MYEGAVQELIDELGRLPGVGPKSAQRLAFHILEADGEDMKRLVTAITTVKERVKFCTICGNVAEQEKCAICRDPRRDPTMICVVEESKDVIAVERTRSFRGRYHVLGGAINPIAGVGPDQLRIRELLARLTDEQIQEIIIATDPNLEGEATATYLVRMLKTIGIPVTRLASGLPVGGDLEYADEVTLGRAFEGRRAMS